The Comamonas sp. lk genome contains the following window.
AAGGCCTGATCGACCAGTTGCGCAAGCAATACGGCGTGGCCGTGCTGCTGATCGAGCACGATATGAGCCTGGTCATGGGCGTGTCCGAGCGCATTCTGGTCATGGAATACGGCAAGCCCATCGCCATGGGCCTGCCCGAAGCCATTCGCAACGATGAACGGGTCATCAAGGCCTATCTAGGAGAGGCCTGATGAGCCAAGCTATGCTGGAACTGAGCCAAGTCTCCACCCATTACGGCGCGATCTGTGCTGTCAACCAAGTCAGTCTGCGCGTCAACCAGGGCGAGATCGTCACCCTGATCGGCAGCAACGGCGCAGGCAAGACCTCCTTGCTGATGACGGTGTGCGGCAACCCGCGTGCCAGCCATGGCAGCATTGTGTTCGAGGGCGAGGACATCACCCAGATGTCAACCCACCACATCATGCGCCGCGGCATCGCCATCTCCCCGGAAGGCCGCCGCGTCTTCAAGGATCTGACGGTGACGGAAAACCTGCAGATGGGCGGCTTTTTTCTGAACAAGGCCGAGATTGCGGACGGCATAGAGCATGTCTTCAAGCTGTTCCCGCGCCTGAAGGAGCGGGCCACGCAGCGCTCGGGCACCATGTCGGGCGGCGAGCAGCAAATGCTGGCCATAGGCCGTGCGCTGATGAGCAAGCCGCGTTTGCTGCTGCTTGACGAGCCCACGCTAGGCCTAGCGCCGCTGATCATTGCGCAGATCTTCGAGATCATCCAGACCATCCGCGCGGCAGGCGTGACGGTGTTTCTGGTCGAACAGAACGCCAACCGCGCCCTTCAGATTGCCGACCGCGGCTATGTGCTGGAAACCGGCAAGGTGGTGGTGGAGGACACCGGCGCCAATCTGCTGACCAATGATGCGGTGCGCAAAGCCTATCTAGGTCACTAAAGTCTTTCACGACCCTGCCAGGCCCTGCCGATACCCATCGGCAGGGCCTTTTCGTTGCGCCCGAGGCTCGACCTCCATCAAACGCCCGTAAGATCAAATACATGACCAAGCATTTGATTATTTTGACGGGCGGCTCACGCGGCATGGGCCTGGCCATGGGCCAGCAACTGCTGCAGCAAGGCCACCATGTGCTGAGCATTGCACGCAAGACCAGCGATGCGCTGGCGGCCAGCGCCAGCGAGCCCAAGCAGCTGTTGCAATGGGAGCAGGACCTGGCCCAGAGCGCCGCGGCCGCCCAGCGCCTTGCCACCTGGCTGGGCACGCTCAAGAGCAGCGACTGGGCCGGCATCACGCTGATCAACAACGCGGGCGTGATCCCGCCAATTGCGCCGCTGTCCCAGACCAGCGCAGCCGACATCATCAACGCCATGCGCGTGGGACTGGAAGCGCCCATGGCGCTGACCGCCGCGTTTCTGACGGCCACCGAGAACTGGGGTATTGCCCGCAAGGTGCTCAATGTCTCCTCGGGCCTGGGTCGCCGAGCCATGGCCTCGCAGGCCAGCTACTGCACGGCCAAGGCCGGTATGGATCAGTACAGCCGCTGTGTGGCGCTGGAGGAAGCCGCCAAGCCCAACGGTGCACGCATTGTCTCGCTGGCCCCCG
Protein-coding sequences here:
- a CDS encoding ABC transporter ATP-binding protein; translated protein: MSQAMLELSQVSTHYGAICAVNQVSLRVNQGEIVTLIGSNGAGKTSLLMTVCGNPRASHGSIVFEGEDITQMSTHHIMRRGIAISPEGRRVFKDLTVTENLQMGGFFLNKAEIADGIEHVFKLFPRLKERATQRSGTMSGGEQQMLAIGRALMSKPRLLLLDEPTLGLAPLIIAQIFEIIQTIRAAGVTVFLVEQNANRALQIADRGYVLETGKVVVEDTGANLLTNDAVRKAYLGH
- a CDS encoding SDR family NAD(P)-dependent oxidoreductase, which translates into the protein MTKHLIILTGGSRGMGLAMGQQLLQQGHHVLSIARKTSDALAASASEPKQLLQWEQDLAQSAAAAQRLATWLGTLKSSDWAGITLINNAGVIPPIAPLSQTSAADIINAMRVGLEAPMALTAAFLTATENWGIARKVLNVSSGLGRRAMASQASYCTAKAGMDQYSRCVALEEAAKPNGARIVSLAPGVIDTDMQVQLRSADSSDFPDVGNFAQLKESGKLTSPEEAAARMLAWLERADFGEQVIADVRHP